The DNA region GAGCGTTCTAATCTTTTACGGTTTGCCTCGGTTGACAACAGATGCGCTGTTTCTGTAAGTGTATTATACTCTTTTATTGAAATCACAACAACAGCATCGTTTTCGTTGTTGTTTCGAGGTATAATCAGAACATCTTCCGTAGTGCTTACTTCATCGAAATAAGTTTTCATATTTGTTCGAAGTGATGAAATGGTTACTGCTTTCATAATTATTATAATTTAACGTACTTGCTAACGTACGTTTAAAAGTACGCTCTGTCAAGTTTTTTTTCCAAGGGGAGAGACGTAGTTAATGATTTGTAACCATAAACAATGCTTCCTTTAAACTGTTAATTGCAAATTGCCCACTAGCAATTAAGCATGATGATAAGGTTCGCCCTTTAATATACTAAATCCCCGGTACAATTGCTCTACAAAAAACAAACGAATCATTTGGTGAGAGAAAGTCATGTCAGATAATGAGAGCATGCCATTCGCCCGTTTGTAGATACTTTCATCGAAACCATATGGCCCGCCAATGATGAAAATTAAATGCTGAACGCTACCTACCATTTGTTTATTCAGGTAAGCCGAAAATGCAACAGACGTATATTTCTTCCCTTTTTCATCCAATAAAATTACAACATCACCATTGTTGATTTGTTTATGCAATAATTCTGCTTCTTTGGCTTTTTGCTGCGC from Pedobacter endophyticus includes:
- the rlmH gene encoding 23S rRNA (pseudouridine(1915)-N(3))-methyltransferase RlmH — protein: MKITLIAIGKTEDKYLIEGIEKYINRLKHYINFNFLAIPDVKNVKNLSEAQQKAKEAELLHKQINNGDVVILLDEKGKKYTSVAFSAYLNKQMVGSVQHLIFIIGGPYGFDESIYKRANGMLSLSDMTFSHQMIRLFFVEQLYRGFSILKGEPYHHA
- a CDS encoding type II toxin-antitoxin system Phd/YefM family antitoxin, which produces MKAVTISSLRTNMKTYFDEVSTTEDVLIIPRNNNENDAVVVISIKEYNTLTETAHLLSTEANRKRLERSIESLKQDNVRSFSLEED